The Mycolicibacterium mageritense genome contains a region encoding:
- a CDS encoding helix-turn-helix domain-containing protein, with protein sequence MIRDLGKTSWAVAYILRMVRGERHLSLRQLSVAMTEAGHPMSHSTLSEIERGDRRVTVDDLTALSAALGIAPVTFLIPVQRDDPQPDPDEAVALTGTPEVSLHHLVDWVRGDTPLNSTNDEHDIETFRRGALPRWLWKD encoded by the coding sequence GTGATACGCGACCTCGGCAAGACCTCGTGGGCGGTGGCATACATCCTGCGTATGGTGCGTGGCGAGCGTCATCTGAGCCTGCGGCAGCTCTCGGTGGCTATGACCGAAGCAGGGCATCCGATGAGCCACTCGACGCTCTCGGAAATCGAGCGCGGCGACCGTCGTGTCACTGTGGACGACCTGACCGCGCTATCCGCCGCGTTGGGCATTGCCCCCGTCACGTTCCTGATTCCTGTGCAGCGCGACGACCCACAGCCCGACCCAGACGAGGCGGTCGCTCTCACGGGGACGCCCGAGGTGAGCCTTCACCATCTCGTGGACTGGGTGCGCGGGGACACCCCTCTGAACAGCACGAATGATGAGCACGACATCGAGACATTCCGACGCGGGGCACTGCCTCGCTGGCTCTGGAAGGACTGA
- the wzt gene encoding galactan export ABC transporter ATP-binding subunit Wzt/RfbE: MSDPHISTRDAWVEFPIFDAKTRSLKKAFLGKAGGAIGRNQSNVVVIEALRDITMSLEMGDRVGLVGHNGAGKSTLLRLLSGIYEPTRGSATVRGRVAPVFDLGVGMDPEISGFENIIIRGLFLGQTRKQMLAKVDEIAEFTELGEYLSMPLRTYSTGMRVRLAMGVVTSIDPEILLLDEGIGAVDAEFLKKAQTRLQNLVERSGILVFASHSNEFLARLCKTAMWIDHGTIKMTGGIEEVVRAYEGEDAARTVREVLEETSRGA, encoded by the coding sequence TTGTCTGATCCGCACATCTCGACGCGCGACGCGTGGGTGGAGTTCCCCATCTTCGACGCCAAGACGCGCTCACTGAAGAAGGCGTTCCTCGGCAAAGCCGGCGGCGCCATCGGCCGCAACCAGTCCAACGTCGTGGTCATCGAGGCACTCCGCGACATCACGATGTCGCTGGAGATGGGTGATCGCGTCGGGTTGGTCGGCCACAACGGCGCGGGCAAGTCCACGCTGCTGCGGCTGCTGTCGGGCATCTACGAACCGACCCGCGGCTCGGCCACGGTGCGGGGCCGGGTGGCGCCCGTGTTCGATCTCGGGGTCGGGATGGACCCGGAGATCTCCGGGTTCGAGAACATCATCATCCGCGGGCTGTTCCTCGGCCAGACCCGCAAGCAGATGCTGGCCAAAGTCGACGAGATCGCCGAGTTCACCGAACTCGGCGAGTACCTGTCCATGCCGCTGCGCACGTACTCCACCGGTATGCGCGTGCGGTTGGCGATGGGCGTGGTCACCAGCATCGACCCCGAGATCCTGTTGCTCGACGAGGGCATCGGCGCGGTCGACGCGGAGTTCCTGAAGAAGGCGCAGACACGGCTGCAGAATCTGGTCGAACGCTCCGGAATCCTGGTGTTCGCAAGCCATTCCAACGAATTCCTGGCGAGGCTGTGCAAGACCGCGATGTGGATCGACCACGGCACCATCAAGATGACGGGCGGCATCGAAGAAGTCGTGCGGGCCTACGAGGGCGAGGACGCCGCCCGCACGGTGCGTGAGGTGCTGGAGGAAACCTCGCGTGGAGCCTGA
- a CDS encoding helix-turn-helix transcriptional regulator: MTTDLITTKDVADMAGVTERTVQQWRARGTGPTFTRIGATYVVYDRSEVERWIADVYTVGVESRAGRKPKSRGGK; this comes from the coding sequence ATGACTACAGACCTCATCACTACCAAGGACGTTGCCGATATGGCGGGCGTTACCGAGCGCACCGTGCAGCAGTGGCGGGCACGGGGGACAGGACCGACGTTCACACGCATTGGGGCGACCTATGTCGTCTACGACCGCTCCGAGGTCGAGCGGTGGATAGCCGACGTGTACACCGTGGGCGTTGAGAGCCGCGCGGGACGTAAGCCGAAGTCGAGGGGTGGCAAGTGA
- a CDS encoding site-specific integrase, which yields MARQQLPPQIKKRVIGTDAKGRDVIRYEVVVDIGRKGGKRKQSRRRFTTETAARAFLDPLLGDQARGLHVAPNKLTVKAAVEAWLRSQRIEQTTRDAYTAALRPLVEQFGDRPIQSLTKADIEWLVEALINGDTPRGAWAATSINPFLARTRSLMDDLVGQGVLARNPALLVKNVRREDTKTPKAPVRNTLTAEQGQQLLDHVKGTEDEVLVMLALLGMRRSEIIGLRWSHVDLDARTLRVAHTVVSTSKGVQDKDRTKTEESTRDLPLPDHAVDVLRRARARWTRERLASGSAWRGDKDGHVFFKPDGTRFSPKTTNNHWNRAVADAGLDPIVLHGGRHTAATLLLLEGAPLAVVAAWLGHANGDVTMRVYAHAQKQAIEAAATTFDGLYGKKPTAAAE from the coding sequence ATGGCACGGCAACAGCTCCCGCCGCAGATCAAGAAACGTGTCATCGGCACCGACGCCAAGGGACGGGACGTAATCCGATATGAGGTCGTCGTGGACATTGGGCGGAAGGGTGGAAAGCGGAAGCAGTCCCGCCGCCGCTTCACCACTGAGACCGCCGCGCGGGCATTCCTAGACCCACTACTCGGGGATCAGGCGCGGGGGCTGCATGTCGCGCCGAACAAGCTCACCGTGAAAGCCGCTGTGGAGGCGTGGCTCCGTTCGCAGCGCATCGAGCAGACGACACGGGACGCCTACACCGCCGCGCTTCGCCCGTTGGTTGAGCAGTTCGGCGACCGCCCTATACAGAGTCTCACGAAAGCGGACATAGAGTGGCTCGTTGAGGCGCTCATCAACGGGGACACCCCACGCGGCGCGTGGGCGGCTACAAGTATTAACCCGTTCCTCGCACGCACACGCTCTCTGATGGATGACCTTGTGGGGCAAGGCGTTCTAGCTCGAAATCCCGCCCTCCTGGTGAAGAACGTGAGGCGTGAGGACACCAAGACGCCGAAAGCGCCTGTCCGCAATACGCTGACCGCAGAGCAGGGGCAGCAGCTCCTTGATCACGTGAAGGGCACCGAGGACGAGGTGCTCGTGATGCTGGCGCTCCTGGGTATGCGGCGTTCGGAGATTATCGGGCTGCGGTGGTCGCACGTTGACCTTGACGCGCGGACGCTGAGGGTCGCGCACACTGTGGTGTCCACCAGCAAGGGCGTGCAGGACAAGGATCGCACCAAGACCGAGGAATCCACTCGCGACCTGCCACTGCCCGATCACGCCGTGGATGTACTGCGTCGGGCTCGCGCGCGATGGACACGTGAGCGCCTCGCGTCTGGCTCAGCGTGGCGAGGGGACAAGGATGGACATGTGTTCTTCAAGCCTGACGGCACACGGTTCTCCCCGAAGACGACGAACAACCACTGGAACCGTGCTGTCGCCGATGCTGGGCTTGATCCCATCGTTCTTCACGGCGGACGGCACACCGCTGCCACACTGCTGCTACTCGAAGGCGCTCCCCTGGCGGTGGTCGCGGCGTGGCTGGGGCACGCGAACGGTGACGTGACGATGCGTGTGTACGCACACGCGCAGAAGCAGGCAATCGAAGCTGCCGCGACCACCTTCGACGGGCTATACGGCAAGAAGCCGACCGCCGCAGCGGAGTAG
- the wzm gene encoding galactan export ABC transporter permease subunit Wzm/RfbD, whose product MTFTDAAAQSKTMARAWRDLVDGFGKRELWLHLGWQDIKQRYRRSVLGPFWITIATGTTAVAMGLLYSKLFKLPLSEHLPYITLGLIIWNLINAAILEGSEVFIANEGLIKQLPTPLSVHVYRLVWRQVILFGHNIVIFVVIAIIYPKHWTWPDLAVIPALGLIVLNCIWVSICFGILATRYRDIGPLLASVVQLLFFMTPIIWNESTLQQQGAGSWAKIVELNPLLHYLDIVRAPLLGADQEVRHWVVVLVLTVIGWLLAALAMRQYRARVPYWV is encoded by the coding sequence ATGACGTTCACCGATGCGGCCGCGCAGTCCAAGACGATGGCGCGGGCCTGGCGCGACCTGGTCGACGGATTCGGCAAGCGCGAACTGTGGCTGCACCTCGGCTGGCAGGACATCAAACAGCGCTACCGGCGCAGTGTGCTCGGCCCGTTCTGGATCACCATCGCGACCGGCACCACGGCGGTCGCGATGGGCCTGCTGTACTCGAAACTGTTCAAGCTGCCGCTGTCCGAACACCTGCCCTACATCACCCTCGGCCTGATCATCTGGAACCTGATCAACGCGGCCATCCTCGAAGGTTCCGAGGTGTTCATCGCCAACGAGGGCCTGATCAAACAACTTCCGACGCCGCTGTCGGTACACGTCTACCGGCTGGTGTGGCGGCAGGTCATCCTGTTCGGCCACAACATCGTGATCTTCGTGGTGATCGCGATCATCTATCCCAAGCACTGGACGTGGCCCGACCTCGCGGTAATCCCGGCGCTGGGGCTGATCGTGCTGAACTGCATCTGGGTGTCCATCTGCTTCGGCATCCTGGCGACGCGCTACCGCGACATCGGTCCGCTGCTGGCCTCGGTGGTGCAGCTGCTTTTCTTCATGACACCGATCATCTGGAACGAATCCACCCTGCAGCAGCAGGGCGCCGGATCGTGGGCCAAGATCGTCGAACTCAACCCGCTGCTGCACTATCTCGACATCGTGCGGGCCCCCTTGTTGGGCGCCGATCAGGAGGTACGGCACTGGGTGGTGGTGCTGGTGTTGACGGTGATCGGCTGGCTGCTGGCCGCTTTGGCCATGCGGCAGTACCGGGCCCGCGTGCCGTACTGGGTCTAG
- a CDS encoding DUF3846 domain-containing protein → MTITALVIPATSAPFMVELPKSDPAAALRTVVGGWIEGVYGTTRAGEPVTIYINEDGKGRGLPANATATLLWRYLNQGTVIADELVGTAVVLGASGCDEADIPADAMHAALALHRALSEVPLNLT, encoded by the coding sequence GTGACCATCACCGCCCTCGTCATCCCCGCCACCAGCGCGCCGTTCATGGTCGAGTTGCCGAAGTCAGACCCTGCCGCCGCGCTGCGAACGGTGGTCGGCGGGTGGATTGAAGGTGTCTACGGCACCACCCGCGCGGGTGAGCCCGTCACGATCTACATCAACGAGGACGGCAAGGGACGCGGACTACCTGCTAACGCCACCGCAACACTGCTCTGGCGATACCTCAACCAAGGCACCGTGATTGCCGATGAGTTGGTCGGCACGGCGGTAGTCCTGGGCGCTTCGGGCTGCGACGAGGCGGACATCCCCGCTGACGCGATGCATGCCGCTCTGGCGCTGCACAGGGCACTGAGCGAGGTGCCGCTGAACCTGACGTAG
- a CDS encoding DUF6541 family protein gives MSFGFGVLIALLLLVIPGALIARVGGLTLPAALTVGPVLTYGVVALAIVPFGALGVPWNLWTALFATAFVGGIAAGFRKLLARYRDHDAEAKAASRGPVMLVAAGIGLGAILIFAAAAAGLAHWQSIPSTWDSVWHANTIRYILDTGQASPTHMGELRNVETHEGLYYPSAFHALAAVLCQLTGAAPTTAYTVSSVTAAVWLFPLSAALLTWKIVRPHTTEWRTATAAATAAALAASFTAVPYVEFDVAAMPNLVAYGIAVPAFALVASTLRHRDRIPLAVLALTGVFSVHITGGVVTVLLVGAWWLFDVLWRPVRGRVPDVVTLLVVAVPTLLILLPQFLGVLQQADIIVGHAFVNHLGKKRSLFAAIVQHTRHLNDFPIQYALIALAAAGGLIMLIKKMWWPLLVWLLLIVSIVHSGAPFGGPIGAITGKFSDLFYSDPRRLSAVVTMLYATMAAIGLVGLVTLVTALLRRLTTRENWVRGAAAGVLLVTTVGLAWHYFPRHKFLFGEKYDSVMIDNKDLEAFAFLSELPDARTTTIGNANTDGTAWMYAVGGLHPLWTHYDYPVQQGPGYNRFIFWAYADDADTDPRVAEAVKALNIRYVLTSTPVVRGFVMPDGLVSLDKSRSWEKIYDNGEDRIYRWRGDQPNQPETTGRS, from the coding sequence GTGAGCTTCGGGTTCGGAGTGCTAATCGCACTGTTGTTGCTGGTGATTCCCGGGGCGTTGATCGCGAGGGTTGGCGGGCTAACTCTGCCCGCGGCGCTGACTGTCGGTCCTGTGCTGACCTACGGCGTAGTCGCACTGGCCATCGTCCCGTTCGGCGCACTCGGCGTGCCGTGGAACTTGTGGACGGCGTTGTTTGCCACAGCATTTGTCGGCGGCATCGCGGCCGGCTTCAGGAAGCTGCTGGCCCGCTATCGGGATCACGACGCCGAGGCCAAGGCGGCCTCGCGAGGCCCTGTGATGCTCGTCGCTGCAGGCATCGGTCTCGGCGCGATCCTGATCTTCGCGGCGGCCGCGGCCGGGTTGGCGCACTGGCAATCGATCCCGAGCACCTGGGACTCGGTGTGGCACGCCAACACCATCCGGTACATCCTCGACACGGGCCAGGCCTCACCCACCCACATGGGCGAACTCCGCAACGTCGAGACCCACGAAGGGCTCTACTATCCTTCGGCGTTCCACGCCCTGGCGGCAGTGCTGTGCCAGCTCACGGGCGCCGCACCCACCACGGCGTACACCGTGAGTTCGGTCACCGCAGCGGTCTGGCTGTTCCCGCTCAGCGCGGCGCTGCTGACCTGGAAGATCGTGCGCCCGCACACGACCGAATGGCGGACCGCGACGGCCGCGGCCACCGCTGCCGCGCTCGCGGCGTCGTTCACCGCGGTGCCCTACGTCGAATTCGACGTGGCCGCCATGCCGAATCTCGTGGCGTACGGCATCGCCGTGCCGGCCTTCGCCCTGGTGGCCTCGACGCTGCGGCACCGCGATCGCATCCCACTGGCCGTGCTGGCGCTCACCGGAGTGTTTTCGGTGCACATCACCGGCGGCGTGGTGACGGTGCTGCTGGTGGGCGCGTGGTGGTTGTTCGACGTGCTGTGGCGGCCCGTCCGCGGGCGGGTGCCGGACGTCGTGACGCTGCTCGTCGTCGCGGTGCCGACGCTGCTGATCCTGCTGCCGCAATTCCTGGGCGTGCTGCAGCAGGCGGACATCATCGTCGGGCACGCGTTCGTCAACCACCTCGGCAAGAAGCGGTCGTTGTTCGCGGCGATCGTGCAGCACACCCGTCATCTCAACGATTTCCCGATCCAGTACGCGCTGATCGCGCTGGCCGCCGCGGGCGGGCTGATCATGCTGATCAAGAAGATGTGGTGGCCGTTGCTGGTGTGGCTGCTGCTGATCGTGTCGATCGTGCATTCGGGTGCGCCGTTCGGCGGGCCGATCGGCGCGATCACCGGGAAGTTCAGCGACCTGTTCTACAGCGACCCGCGCCGGTTGTCGGCCGTGGTCACGATGCTCTACGCGACGATGGCCGCGATCGGGTTGGTCGGGCTCGTGACATTGGTGACGGCCCTGCTCAGACGCCTCACCACGCGCGAGAACTGGGTTCGCGGGGCCGCCGCCGGCGTGCTGCTGGTCACCACGGTCGGCCTCGCGTGGCACTACTTTCCGCGACACAAGTTCCTGTTCGGTGAGAAGTACGACTCGGTGATGATCGACAACAAGGATCTCGAGGCGTTCGCGTTCCTGTCCGAGCTGCCCGACGCGCGCACCACGACGATCGGCAACGCCAACACCGACGGCACCGCATGGATGTACGCGGTGGGCGGGCTGCACCCGCTGTGGACCCATTACGACTATCCGGTGCAACAGGGCCCCGGGTATAACCGCTTCATTTTCTGGGCATACGCCGACGACGCGGACACCGATCCGCGGGTTGCCGAGGCGGTGAAGGCACTCAACATCCGCTATGTGCTGACCAGCACTCCGGTGGTGCGCGGGTTCGTCATGCCCGACGGGCTAGTGTCGCTAGACAAGTCGCGGTCGTGGGAGAAGATCTACGACAACGGCGAGGACCGCATCTACCGCTGGCGCGGCGACCAGCCGAACCAACCAGAGACGACGGGAAGGTCATGA
- the glfT1 gene encoding galactofuranosyltransferase GlfT1 has protein sequence MEPDTVCAVVVTHRRRDLLATSLRAVVTQDRKPDHLIVVDNDNDPAVRELVTGQPVPSTYLGSRRNLGGAGGFALGMLHALTLGADWIWLADDDGRPADATVLATLLACAEQYSLGEVSPMVCNLDDPQRLAFPLRRGLVWRRLVSELRTEGDGDLLPGIASLFNGALFRASTVDAVGVPDLRLFVRGDEVELHRRLVRSGLPFGTCLTASYLHPCGTDEFKPILGGRMHTQYPDDETKRYFTYRNRGYLLSQPGLRKLLPQEWLRFGWYFLVSRRDPAGLLEWVRLRRLGRHEKFGRTGT, from the coding sequence GTGGAGCCTGACACGGTCTGCGCGGTCGTGGTCACGCACCGGCGTCGTGACCTGCTGGCCACGTCGCTGCGCGCGGTGGTGACACAGGACCGCAAGCCCGATCACCTGATCGTCGTCGACAACGACAACGATCCGGCGGTGCGCGAGCTGGTGACCGGCCAGCCGGTCCCGTCGACCTATCTGGGGTCGCGCCGAAACCTCGGTGGCGCAGGCGGATTCGCGTTGGGCATGCTGCACGCGCTGACCCTCGGGGCCGATTGGATCTGGCTGGCCGACGACGACGGCCGCCCCGCCGACGCCACGGTGCTGGCGACGCTGCTGGCGTGCGCCGAGCAGTACAGCCTGGGCGAGGTGTCGCCGATGGTGTGCAATCTCGACGACCCGCAGCGGCTGGCATTCCCGCTGCGCCGCGGCCTGGTGTGGCGACGACTGGTCAGCGAACTGCGCACCGAAGGCGATGGCGACCTGCTACCGGGCATCGCGTCGTTGTTCAACGGTGCGCTGTTCCGGGCCTCCACCGTGGACGCGGTCGGCGTTCCCGACCTGCGCCTGTTCGTGCGCGGCGACGAGGTGGAGCTGCACCGCAGGCTCGTGCGCTCAGGTCTGCCGTTCGGAACATGCTTGACCGCAAGCTATCTGCATCCGTGCGGTACCGACGAGTTCAAGCCCATCCTCGGTGGGCGCATGCACACGCAGTACCCCGACGACGAGACCAAGCGGTACTTCACCTACCGCAATCGCGGCTATCTGCTGTCGCAGCCGGGATTACGCAAACTCCTGCCCCAGGAATGGCTCCGGTTCGGCTGGTACTTCCTGGTGTCCCGGCGCGATCCCGCGGGCTTGCTCGAATGGGTTCGCTTGCGGCGCTTGGGCAGACACGAAAAGTTCGGGAGGACCGGAACATGA
- a CDS encoding cysteine desulfurase-like protein produces the protein MAYDVARVRGLHPSLGDGWVHFDAQNGMLVPDAVATTVSTAFRGSMPTPVGPHPSARRSAAVLAAARQAVADLVNGDPRGVVLGPDRAHLLTALAEASSARVGLGYEVVVTRLDDEANIAPWLRAANRYGAKVKWAEVDIETGELPAWQWEGLIDKPTRLVAIASASSTLGTVTDLREVTKLTHEVGGLVVVDHSAAAPYRLFDLNEIDADVVALNAVVWGGPPIGALVFRDPATIDTLGSVSLNPYATGPERLEVGGHQFGLLAGVVASIEYLSNLDEAATGTRRERLSVSTQSAAAYMGRLFDYLLSSLRSLPLVMVIGRPENHIPVLSFAVRDVPAERVVQRLADNGILAISNASSRVLDVIGVNDIGGAVTVGLSHYSTTAEVDQLVRALASLG, from the coding sequence ATGGCATACGACGTCGCCCGGGTGCGCGGTCTGCACCCATCACTGGGCGATGGGTGGGTGCATTTCGATGCGCAGAACGGAATGTTGGTTCCGGACGCGGTCGCGACGACTGTTTCCACCGCATTCCGCGGGTCGATGCCCACTCCGGTCGGACCGCACCCTTCCGCTCGGCGCAGTGCCGCCGTGCTGGCCGCGGCTCGGCAGGCGGTCGCCGATCTGGTCAACGGCGATCCGCGCGGCGTGGTCCTCGGCCCGGACCGTGCCCACCTGCTGACGGCGCTCGCCGAAGCCTCGTCGGCCCGCGTGGGGCTGGGCTATGAGGTCGTGGTGACCCGCCTGGACGACGAGGCGAACATCGCCCCGTGGTTGCGGGCCGCGAATCGCTATGGCGCCAAGGTGAAGTGGGCCGAGGTCGACATCGAGACCGGTGAGCTGCCCGCGTGGCAGTGGGAAGGCCTGATCGACAAACCGACCCGGCTCGTGGCGATCGCGTCGGCGTCGTCGACCCTGGGCACCGTCACCGATCTGCGTGAGGTGACCAAGCTGACCCACGAGGTGGGCGGTCTGGTGGTCGTCGACCACTCGGCGGCGGCGCCGTACCGGCTGTTCGACCTCAACGAGATCGACGCCGATGTCGTGGCGCTCAATGCCGTGGTGTGGGGCGGTCCGCCGATCGGCGCTCTGGTGTTCCGCGATCCCGCGACCATCGACACACTCGGCTCGGTGTCGCTGAACCCCTATGCCACCGGGCCGGAACGGCTCGAGGTGGGCGGGCACCAGTTCGGCCTGCTCGCCGGTGTGGTGGCCAGCATCGAGTACCTGTCCAACCTCGATGAGGCCGCGACCGGAACCCGCCGCGAAAGGCTTTCCGTCTCAACGCAATCCGCGGCCGCCTATATGGGTCGGTTGTTCGACTACCTGCTGTCGTCGCTGCGGTCCCTGCCGCTGGTTATGGTGATCGGCAGACCGGAGAACCACATCCCGGTGCTCAGCTTCGCGGTCCGCGACGTGCCCGCCGAGCGGGTCGTACAGCGCCTCGCGGACAACGGCATCCTCGCGATCTCCAACGCGAGCTCGCGGGTGCTCGACGTGATCGGCGTCAACGACATCGGTGGTGCGGTCACCGTCGGCCTGTCGCACTACTCGACGACAGCCGAGGTCGACCAGCTCGTGCGCGCGCTGGCGTCGCTCGGGTAA
- a CDS encoding NAD(P)H-quinone oxidoreductase: MHAIVAAADGPLTWENVADISPANGEVLIRVRAAGINRADLLQAAGKYPPPPGASDILGLEVSGTIAALGDGVTGWSVGQQVCALLAGGGYAEYVAVPAAQVLPVPDQVSLTHAAGLPEVACTVWSNLVMTADLADGQLVLLHGGGSGIGTHAIQVARALGARVAVTAGSADKLELCRDLGADITINYRDEDFVERMRAEGGADVILDIMGAAYLDRNVDALADGGRVVIIGMQGGVKGDLNIGKLIGKRAGVIGTALRSRPVDGPGGKAEIVRQVTEHVWPMFADGRVKPIIGAELPITQAQQGQELLASGEVSGKILLTVD, from the coding sequence ATGCATGCAATTGTCGCGGCCGCAGACGGCCCGCTGACCTGGGAAAACGTTGCTGATATTTCACCCGCAAACGGAGAGGTTCTGATCCGCGTGAGGGCGGCCGGGATCAACCGCGCGGACTTGCTGCAAGCGGCGGGCAAGTACCCGCCCCCGCCGGGGGCGAGCGACATCTTGGGTCTGGAAGTTTCCGGGACTATCGCGGCACTCGGCGACGGCGTTACCGGATGGTCGGTGGGACAGCAGGTTTGTGCGCTGCTTGCCGGTGGCGGCTATGCCGAGTACGTGGCGGTGCCTGCGGCCCAAGTGCTTCCGGTGCCCGATCAGGTCAGCCTGACCCATGCCGCGGGACTGCCAGAGGTGGCGTGCACGGTGTGGTCGAACCTGGTGATGACGGCAGATTTAGCCGACGGACAGCTGGTTCTGTTGCACGGCGGCGGCAGCGGCATCGGCACGCACGCCATCCAGGTCGCGCGGGCGCTTGGCGCACGAGTTGCGGTGACGGCCGGCTCGGCCGACAAACTCGAGCTGTGTCGAGACCTCGGCGCCGACATCACGATCAACTATCGCGACGAGGATTTCGTCGAACGGATGCGCGCGGAGGGCGGCGCCGACGTGATCCTCGACATCATGGGTGCGGCGTACCTGGATCGCAACGTCGACGCCCTTGCCGACGGCGGGCGGGTCGTGATCATCGGCATGCAGGGCGGCGTGAAGGGCGACCTCAACATCGGCAAGCTGATCGGCAAGCGCGCCGGCGTGATCGGCACGGCCCTGCGGTCCCGGCCCGTCGACGGCCCGGGCGGCAAGGCAGAGATCGTGCGCCAGGTGACCGAGCACGTGTGGCCCATGTTCGCCGACGGACGGGTGAAACCGATCATCGGCGCAGAGCTGCCCATCACGCAGGCCCAGCAGGGCCAGGAGCTGCTGGCGTCGGGCGAGGTGTCGGGGAAGATCCTGCTGACCGTCGATTGA
- a CDS encoding helix-turn-helix domain-containing protein has translation MSLEQAIEEEVARRVAERLAEADVAPRVYTVNEAAAALKVSRSTVYKMLADGEIQKAPLTRRVLIPADQVSRQLGVPA, from the coding sequence ATGAGCCTGGAACAGGCAATCGAGGAAGAAGTGGCGCGTCGCGTCGCTGAGCGGCTCGCAGAGGCGGATGTAGCTCCCCGCGTCTACACCGTCAATGAGGCAGCCGCCGCGCTGAAGGTGAGCCGTTCGACGGTGTACAAGATGCTCGCTGACGGTGAGATTCAGAAGGCTCCTCTGACCCGTCGTGTGCTCATCCCCGCCGATCAGGTGTCACGCCAGCTCGGAGTCCCCGCGTGA
- a CDS encoding MarR family winged helix-turn-helix transcriptional regulator — protein sequence MSGMIAGRTAGDMPGLDIAEERSWQNYLDSALRLYATLNRSLVDAHHLTLNDVRLLDMLDKSPTGAARMGDLAERLMSLPSRVTRQIRRLEVQNLVTRCASPDDGRGVIATITDEGREAVRGAMVTYGRGVRAHFLGRLSRPQIAAMGENCRRISVGLQNGSPPAKIGRV from the coding sequence ATGTCAGGCATGATTGCCGGGCGCACGGCAGGAGATATGCCGGGCCTGGATATCGCCGAAGAGAGGTCTTGGCAGAACTACCTCGATTCGGCACTTCGGTTGTACGCGACCCTCAACCGGTCGCTGGTGGACGCACATCACCTGACGCTCAATGATGTGCGCCTGCTGGACATGTTGGACAAGTCGCCCACCGGCGCGGCCCGGATGGGTGACTTGGCCGAACGTCTCATGTCCTTGCCAAGCCGAGTCACCCGGCAGATCCGCCGCCTGGAAGTTCAGAATCTGGTCACGCGATGTGCGAGCCCCGACGACGGCCGCGGCGTCATCGCCACGATCACCGACGAGGGCCGAGAGGCTGTCCGCGGAGCCATGGTGACCTACGGTCGCGGCGTCCGGGCACACTTCCTCGGCCGGCTGTCGCGCCCGCAGATCGCCGCGATGGGCGAGAACTGCCGGCGCATAAGCGTCGGTTTGCAGAACGGATCGCCTCCCGCCAAGATCGGCCGCGTGTGA
- a CDS encoding bacterial proteasome activator family protein — MTINPDDDNIEILASTADDADSEADGKSLTDLVEQPAKVMRIGTMIKQLLEEVRAAPLDDASRNRLRDIHRTSITELEEGLAPELREELERLTLPFTEDSVPSDAELRIAQAQLVGWLEGLFHGIQTALFAQQMAARAQLEQMRQGALPPGMQPPGPQRGGPSHPGTGQYL, encoded by the coding sequence ATGACAATCAACCCCGACGACGACAACATCGAGATCCTGGCCAGCACGGCCGACGATGCCGATTCCGAGGCCGACGGCAAGTCGCTGACGGATCTCGTCGAGCAGCCGGCCAAGGTGATGCGGATCGGCACCATGATCAAGCAGCTGCTGGAAGAGGTGCGGGCCGCTCCCCTGGACGACGCGAGCCGCAACCGGCTGCGCGACATCCACCGGACCAGCATCACCGAGCTCGAGGAGGGTCTTGCGCCCGAGCTCCGCGAAGAACTCGAGCGGCTGACACTCCCGTTCACCGAGGACAGCGTGCCGTCGGACGCCGAACTGCGCATCGCGCAGGCTCAGCTGGTCGGCTGGCTCGAGGGGTTGTTCCACGGCATTCAGACCGCACTGTTCGCGCAGCAGATGGCGGCGCGCGCGCAGTTGGAACAGATGCGTCAGGGTGCACTCCCGCCGGGCATGCAGCCCCCGGGCCCGCAGCGCGGCGGTCCGTCGCACCCGGGCACCGGGCAGTACCTGTAG